The following DNA comes from Flavisolibacter ginsenosidimutans.
ATAAGTTCAAAAAAGAAGCAAAGAGACTTTCCAAAAAATATGCATCCTTAAAAGAGGAACTGACAGAACTGAATAATACGTTGTCAAACACTCCAGAGACTGGAACGCCATTAGGCAGCGATACCTATAAAATCCGACTCGCTATTAAAAGCAAAGGAAAGGGAAAAAGAGGTGGTGGGCGGGTTATCACATATGTAATGAAAGCTAACAAAGAAGTTTATTTGTTGACTATTTATGACAAGTCTGAGTTTGAAAATATAGACGATAGAAGTCTAAAAAATATCATTCAGTCCCTAAACTTGGAAGACTAAGGCGAACGTACAACATAGCATTTGTAAAAAGCATGGCCGAAGGGCTACCTTTCACCGACAAATCATTAATCAACAACAAAGCGAAATTGAAGCTTAGGTAAGTCTAATTCCATGCCTTCACAAATGCTTTGGACGTTAGAAGGAACCCTCTCTCTAAAAGAAAAACAAATCATGCCTCATTTCATCATTGATTGTTCCGAAAACGTACTCACGCAACGAACACCCGAAGAAATGATGCAAGCGGTTTATGATGTTGCGGAATCCACAGCTTTGTTCGCACAAAACGACATCAAGGTTCGCCTCAATCCTTACACGTTCTACAAGCTGGGCGAAAACAAAAAAGATTTCATTCACGTTTTCGCACACATTATGCAAGGCCGGAGCACCGAACAAAAAGCAACGCTTTCGCGAAAGACGATTGAACGATTAAACGAGTTGTTTCCGAACCTTTCCATTCTCTCCATGAACGTGCAGGAATTTGACGCCTCCACTTATTGCAATAAATCGCTCATTCATCCGCAGAATACAACCGGCAATCGCCATTTTTAGGAATGTTCTTTCCTTCATCCGAACTTTAATCATTCAGGTTTAAAACTTTTGCATGAACGAACAAATCTTCGTTACAACCAGCACGTCGCTGGAAGGCTACCGCGTTACAAAACAATTGGGACTGGTTCGCGGCATTACCGTACGTTCGAGAAGCATCTTGGGTAACCTGGCCGGTGGCTTCATGACGATCTTCGGCGGCAAGAGCGCCATTTACACACAGCTTTGCGAACAAACCCGCGAGGACGCTTTGCAACTGATGATCAAACACGGCCGCGATTTAGGCGCCAATGCTATTATTAACATGCGCTACGATGCCAACGAAGTAATGAGCGGCCTTACCGAAGTATTGGCTTACGGAACGGCCGTTGTGGTGGAGAAAGAAAGTTAACGCTCAACCCTCTTTAATAACAAACCATGAAAAAATTTTCGCGCCGTCACTTTTTGCAAAGCGCCAGTGCCGCAGTTGGCGTGAGTGCCGTTGGCGCGGCCTTGCCGTCGTTTACAACGGCCTGTAAAAACAAAAACACAGTGTACGATGGCAAGAAGTTAAACATTGCCCTTGTTGGTTTGGGACGTTACGCCGGTTATCTTGCCGAAGGCTTGCAGGAAGCGCAGTATTGCCGTCTGGCCGGCATTGTTACCGGCACGCCGTCAAAAGCCGTTGACTGGAAAAAACGTTACAACATTCCCGACGCAAACGTTTACAACTATCAAAACTTTGACGG
Coding sequences within:
- a CDS encoding type II toxin-antitoxin system RelE/ParE family toxin, with amino-acid sequence MSFSVIPSDKFKKEAKRLSKKYASLKEELTELNNTLSNTPETGTPLGSDTYKIRLAIKSKGKGKRGGGRVITYVMKANKEVYLLTIYDKSEFENIDDRSLKNIIQSLNLED
- a CDS encoding YbjQ family protein; amino-acid sequence: MNEQIFVTTSTSLEGYRVTKQLGLVRGITVRSRSILGNLAGGFMTIFGGKSAIYTQLCEQTREDALQLMIKHGRDLGANAIINMRYDANEVMSGLTEVLAYGTAVVVEKES
- a CDS encoding 5-carboxymethyl-2-hydroxymuconate Delta-isomerase; translated protein: MPSQMLWTLEGTLSLKEKQIMPHFIIDCSENVLTQRTPEEMMQAVYDVAESTALFAQNDIKVRLNPYTFYKLGENKKDFIHVFAHIMQGRSTEQKATLSRKTIERLNELFPNLSILSMNVQEFDASTYCNKSLIHPQNTTGNRHF